Proteins encoded in a region of the Anoxybacillus amylolyticus genome:
- a CDS encoding stage V sporulation protein AE, which yields MKKRRVIIVTDGDEFAWRTIEHVAKEVGGRCISRSRGNPSVLTGKELVRLILQTPYDPVFVMFDDCGAIGEGAGEQALKYVATHKQIEVIGAIAVASNTHQHEWTKVDVSIDRDGYLTEYGVDKEGIRELDVGRINGDTVYCLEQLNIPIIVGIGDIGKMGYRDHIKYGSPITKKAVELILERSGVCDDDRKKSADF from the coding sequence ATGAAAAAAAGACGGGTCATTATTGTAACCGATGGAGACGAGTTTGCATGGCGAACGATTGAACATGTCGCAAAAGAAGTCGGCGGCCGCTGCATTAGCCGTTCACGCGGAAACCCGTCGGTGTTGACAGGAAAAGAACTTGTACGGCTTATTTTACAAACCCCTTACGATCCTGTATTTGTCATGTTTGATGATTGTGGTGCCATTGGCGAAGGGGCAGGGGAACAAGCGTTAAAATACGTTGCGACCCATAAGCAAATCGAGGTCATCGGCGCGATTGCCGTTGCATCAAATACCCATCAGCACGAATGGACAAAAGTAGATGTCAGCATCGACCGAGACGGCTATTTAACCGAATATGGCGTCGATAAAGAAGGCATTCGCGAATTAGACGTAGGGCGCATTAATGGCGATACGGTATATTGCCTCGAACAGTTAAACATCCCTATCATCGTTGGCATTGGTGACATTGGGAAAATGGGCTATCGCGATCATATCAAATACGGTTCCCCGATTACGAAAAAAGCGGTCGAGTTAATTTTAGAAAGGAGTGGAGTATGTGACGACGACAGAAAAAAAAGTGCCGATTTTTGA
- the spoIIAA gene encoding anti-sigma F factor antagonist → MDFEVKQNVLLVRLSGELDHHTAEALREKVTDLMETKPIRHIVLNLSQLTFMDSSGLGVILGRYKQIKNVGGEMIVCAISPAIKRLFDMSGLFKIIRLESDEQYALQTLGVA, encoded by the coding sequence ATGGACTTTGAAGTAAAGCAAAATGTATTGCTTGTTCGTCTTTCCGGAGAGCTTGACCATCACACAGCGGAAGCGCTCCGCGAGAAAGTGACGGACTTGATGGAAACAAAACCAATTCGCCATATCGTGCTTAATTTAAGCCAATTAACCTTTATGGATAGCTCCGGTCTTGGCGTTATTTTAGGCCGGTATAAACAAATTAAAAATGTCGGTGGGGAAATGATCGTTTGCGCCATTTCTCCGGCAATTAAACGGCTGTTCGATATGTCCGGATTATTTAAAATCATCCGGCTTGAGTCGGATGAACAATATGCATTACAAACGTTGGGGGTGGCGTAA
- a CDS encoding pyrimidine-nucleoside phosphorylase, protein MRMVDLIEKKRDGYALTKEEIQFIIQGYTNGEIPDYQMSAFAMAVFFQGMTDEETAELTMAIVHSGETIDLSKINGIKVDKHSTGGVGDTTTLVLGPLVASVGVPVAKMSGRGLGHTGGTIDKLESVPGFHVEISNEEFIELVNKNKIAVVGQSGNLTPADKKLYALRDVTATVNSIPLIASSIMSKKIAAGADAIVLDVKTGAGAFMKELDDAKALAKAMVEIGNRVGRQTMAIISDMSQPLGYAIGNALEVKEAIDTLKGEGPKDLQELCLVLGSHMVYLAKKASSLEEARHMLERAIEDGSALEAFKRFLAAQGGDASVVDDQSKLPQAKYVIELEAKEDGYVAEIVADEIGTAAMLLGAGRATKESTIDLAVGLVLRKKVGDAVKQGESLVTIYSNREQIDDVKQKLYENIRLSSERVQAPTLIYDKIS, encoded by the coding sequence ATGAGAATGGTCGATTTAATTGAAAAAAAGCGCGACGGCTACGCGTTGACGAAAGAAGAAATTCAGTTTATTATTCAAGGCTACACAAATGGGGAAATTCCCGACTACCAAATGAGCGCGTTTGCGATGGCAGTATTTTTCCAAGGTATGACCGATGAAGAAACAGCTGAACTCACGATGGCGATCGTTCACTCTGGAGAAACGATCGACCTTTCAAAAATTAACGGAATTAAAGTGGATAAACACTCAACAGGCGGCGTGGGTGATACGACGACGCTTGTACTTGGTCCGCTCGTCGCTTCCGTTGGTGTGCCCGTGGCGAAAATGTCTGGGCGCGGTCTTGGGCATACAGGTGGAACGATTGACAAGCTTGAGTCCGTTCCTGGTTTCCACGTCGAAATTAGTAACGAGGAATTCATTGAGTTAGTCAACAAAAATAAAATTGCTGTTGTCGGCCAGTCTGGCAACTTAACGCCGGCGGATAAAAAATTGTATGCCTTGCGCGATGTGACAGCAACGGTTAATAGCATTCCATTAATCGCTTCATCGATTATGAGCAAAAAAATTGCCGCTGGGGCAGACGCGATCGTTTTAGATGTCAAAACAGGTGCTGGCGCATTTATGAAAGAACTAGACGATGCGAAAGCGCTCGCGAAAGCGATGGTCGAAATCGGCAACCGCGTCGGCCGACAAACGATGGCGATTATTTCTGATATGAGCCAGCCGCTCGGCTATGCGATTGGTAATGCGCTCGAAGTGAAAGAAGCGATCGATACGTTAAAAGGAGAAGGACCGAAAGATTTGCAAGAACTTTGCCTTGTGCTTGGCAGCCATATGGTCTATTTAGCGAAAAAAGCGTCCTCTTTAGAAGAAGCGCGCCATATGCTAGAACGTGCAATCGAAGATGGTTCAGCGCTTGAGGCGTTCAAACGGTTTTTAGCCGCACAAGGCGGGGATGCGTCCGTTGTTGATGACCAAAGCAAATTGCCGCAAGCAAAATATGTCATCGAATTAGAGGCGAAAGAAGACGGCTATGTAGCCGAAATTGTTGCCGATGAAATTGGTACAGCAGCGATGTTACTAGGGGCGGGACGAGCGACGAAAGAATCGACGATTGATTTAGCGGTCGGCTTAGTATTGCGCAAAAAAGTGGGCGATGCGGTGAAACAAGGCGAATCGCTTGTAACGATTTACAGCAACCGAGAACAAATCGACGACGTCAAACAAAAGCTGTATGAAAATATTCGTCTTTCTTCCGAACGAGTGCAAGCGCCAACGCTTATTTACGATAAAATTTCGTAA
- the spoIIAB gene encoding anti-sigma F factor, translated as MRNEMHLQFSALSQNESFARVTVAAFVAQLDPTMDELTEIKTVVSEAVTNAIIHGYNNDPNGIVYISVVIEDGVVQMTIKDEGIGIANVEEARQPLFTTKPELERSGMGFTIMENFMDEVTIHSEMNKGTTVQLTKYITKSKALCN; from the coding sequence ATGAGAAACGAAATGCACCTCCAGTTTTCCGCACTAAGCCAAAACGAATCGTTTGCACGGGTAACGGTGGCAGCGTTTGTCGCACAGCTCGACCCGACGATGGATGAACTGACAGAAATTAAAACGGTCGTCTCCGAAGCGGTCACAAACGCCATCATTCATGGCTATAATAACGACCCGAATGGCATTGTCTACATTTCAGTCGTCATCGAGGATGGCGTTGTGCAAATGACGATTAAAGATGAAGGAATTGGCATTGCGAATGTGGAAGAAGCGCGGCAGCCGTTGTTTACGACAAAGCCTGAATTAGAACGGTCTGGAATGGGCTTTACGATTATGGAAAATTTCATGGATGAAGTAACGATTCATTCGGAAATGAATAAAGGCACAACTGTACAATTAACGAAGTACATTACAAAGAGTAAAGCGCTATGCAATTAA
- a CDS encoding spore germination protein — protein sequence MTTTEKKVPIFESLADNEAYLKEKIGIGTSFDLGIRKVYILKKEVHIYYCNGLCDTQYLIELLKQIVQINDRERQTAQAKQILENRLVHQQVSSVDNLNEAINKLLSGLIVILLEGETSGFIVDVRSYPGRQPQEPDTEKVVRGARDGYVENIIVNTALTRRRIRDERLRFEIIQVGERSKTDVCIAYIKDVADPGLVELVKKEIQQIKIDGLTMGDKTIEEFLVKQGYNPYPLVRYTERPDVAATHLLEGHVIIMVDTSPSVIITPTTFFHHVQHAEEYRQNPAVGTFVRWVRFLGILSSLFLLPLWVLFVLEPSLLPEKLSYIGPNKHTNIPVIVQIFIADFGIEFLRMAAIHTPTPLSTAMGLIAAVLIGQIAIDVGLFVPEVILYVSVAAIGSFATPSYELSIANKIARLVLALAVAVFKVPGLVIGTTVYLIWLVRIRSLNTPYLWPFIPFDPAAFLQILVRRSVAGTTVRPSIVHPQNQQKQPT from the coding sequence GTGACGACGACAGAAAAAAAAGTGCCGATTTTTGAAAGCCTCGCTGATAACGAAGCGTATTTAAAAGAAAAAATCGGGATTGGGACAAGTTTTGATTTAGGAATACGAAAAGTATATATTTTGAAAAAAGAAGTGCACATTTATTATTGCAACGGGCTTTGCGATACGCAATATTTAATTGAGTTGTTAAAGCAGATTGTGCAAATTAACGACCGAGAGCGGCAAACGGCGCAGGCGAAGCAAATTCTTGAAAACCGCCTCGTCCACCAGCAAGTAAGTTCGGTCGACAATTTAAACGAAGCGATTAATAAATTGTTGTCAGGGTTGATTGTTATTTTATTAGAAGGGGAGACAAGCGGCTTTATTGTCGATGTGCGCAGCTATCCTGGACGCCAGCCTCAAGAGCCAGATACAGAAAAAGTCGTACGCGGTGCGCGTGACGGGTATGTGGAAAACATTATCGTCAACACCGCGCTAACAAGACGGCGCATTCGCGATGAGCGGTTGCGATTTGAAATTATTCAAGTCGGCGAGCGGTCGAAAACGGATGTTTGCATCGCCTATATTAAAGACGTCGCGGATCCAGGGCTTGTAGAGCTAGTGAAAAAAGAAATTCAGCAAATTAAAATTGACGGCCTTACGATGGGAGATAAAACAATCGAAGAGTTTTTAGTGAAGCAAGGGTATAACCCGTACCCGCTTGTGCGCTATACGGAACGCCCTGATGTAGCGGCGACACATTTATTAGAAGGGCATGTTATCATTATGGTCGATACGTCGCCAAGCGTGATTATTACGCCGACGACGTTTTTCCACCACGTACAGCATGCCGAAGAATATCGGCAAAATCCAGCGGTTGGGACGTTTGTCCGTTGGGTGCGGTTTTTAGGAATATTGTCGTCGCTCTTTTTGTTGCCACTTTGGGTTTTGTTTGTATTAGAACCGTCATTGCTCCCAGAGAAGCTGTCGTACATTGGACCGAATAAACATACGAATATTCCGGTCATTGTGCAAATTTTTATCGCCGATTTCGGGATTGAGTTTTTGCGGATGGCTGCAATCCATACGCCGACGCCGCTGTCGACGGCGATGGGGTTGATTGCTGCCGTCTTAATCGGACAAATTGCCATTGATGTCGGTTTATTTGTGCCAGAAGTGATTTTGTACGTGTCGGTAGCGGCGATTGGCTCGTTTGCGACGCCAAGCTATGAGTTAAGCATTGCCAATAAAATTGCGCGACTCGTGCTAGCGCTTGCCGTTGCGGTGTTTAAAGTGCCGGGGCTTGTCATTGGTACGACCGTTTACCTCATTTGGCTCGTGCGAATTCGTTCGCTCAATACGCCGTACTTATGGCCGTTTATCCCGTTTGATCCAGCAGCGTTTTTGCAAATTTTAGTGCGCCGATCGGTGGCAGGGACAACGGTTCGTCCAAGCATTGTCCACCCGCAAAACCAACAAAAACAACCGACCTAA
- a CDS encoding SpoVA/SpoVAEb family sporulation membrane protein has product MRLHDNYRQAVKKFQPKPPYVANSLKAFFVGGGLSVLAEVLRAQFRVNIPSLAAEQAVLLLFIGAAVVLTAIGVYDDFSQFAGAGSTVLITGFANSLTSAALEHRSEGVVNGIAGHMFKIGGAALVYGIVAAYLLGLVYFMR; this is encoded by the coding sequence ATGCGATTGCACGACAATTATCGACAAGCAGTAAAAAAATTTCAGCCGAAACCACCGTATGTAGCCAATAGCCTAAAGGCGTTTTTTGTCGGCGGGGGGCTTTCGGTTTTAGCGGAAGTGTTACGTGCACAATTTCGCGTGAATATACCGTCGTTAGCAGCGGAACAGGCGGTGTTGCTTCTATTTATTGGCGCTGCGGTCGTGCTTACTGCCATTGGCGTGTATGACGATTTTAGCCAGTTTGCTGGGGCTGGTTCCACGGTGTTAATTACAGGGTTTGCGAATTCGCTAACAAGCGCTGCATTAGAGCATCGAAGTGAAGGAGTGGTGAACGGAATTGCAGGTCATATGTTTAAAATTGGCGGGGCAGCGCTCGTATATGGAATTGTTGCTGCCTACTTGTTGGGGCTGGTGTACTTCATGAGGTAA
- a CDS encoding stage V sporulation protein AB, translated as MTTIEIAFVVIVSFAGGLATGTGFVAFLVVLGVIPRLTQLTKTMKSIHAYEWSAVAGAVIGGWMSLRSSVLGASKYWLIPLGLFSGVFIGMLAAALTEVLNVWPILAKRMRMADKLILLLMAIVFGKVFGSLFYWIYVVEGK; from the coding sequence TTGACGACAATTGAAATTGCGTTCGTTGTCATCGTCAGTTTTGCCGGAGGGCTTGCGACTGGAACAGGGTTCGTTGCTTTTTTAGTCGTTCTCGGGGTTATTCCACGATTGACGCAACTTACGAAAACGATGAAATCGATTCACGCCTATGAATGGAGTGCGGTAGCTGGTGCAGTCATCGGCGGTTGGATGAGCCTCCGCTCTTCCGTATTAGGGGCATCGAAATATTGGCTTATTCCGCTTGGGTTATTTAGTGGTGTGTTTATTGGAATGTTAGCAGCGGCATTGACAGAAGTGCTAAATGTTTGGCCAATTTTAGCGAAACGAATGAGGATGGCGGACAAATTGATTTTATTGCTCATGGCTATCGTTTTTGGCAAAGTGTTCGGATCATTATTTTACTGGATTTATGTTGTGGAGGGGAAGTAG
- a CDS encoding purine-nucleoside phosphorylase encodes MNRAAIEQAAQFLTEKFSTPPQIGLILGSGLGVLADEIESAVKIPYSEIPQFPVSTVEGHAGQLVYGQLEGATVLAMQGRFHYYEGYSLDKVTFPIRVMKALGVEKLIVTNAAGGVNETFQPGDLMIISDHINNMGTNPLIGPNDSALGVRFPDMTEAYSKRLRKLAKDVASRLGIRVREGVYVANTGPSYETPAEIRMIRAIGGDAVGMSTVPEVIVARHAHMEVLGISCISNMAAGILDQPLTHDEVIETTEKVKADFLQFVKAIVREMAENK; translated from the coding sequence ATGAATCGAGCAGCGATTGAACAAGCCGCACAATTTTTAACCGAAAAATTTTCAACACCGCCGCAAATCGGACTCATTCTCGGCTCTGGCCTTGGCGTGTTGGCTGATGAAATCGAGAGTGCCGTGAAAATTCCGTATAGCGAGATCCCGCAATTTCCGGTTTCCACGGTGGAAGGCCATGCGGGGCAATTAGTGTACGGCCAATTGGAAGGTGCGACCGTGCTCGCGATGCAAGGCCGCTTCCATTATTATGAAGGATACAGCTTAGACAAAGTGACGTTCCCGATTCGCGTGATGAAGGCGCTTGGTGTGGAGAAATTAATTGTCACAAATGCAGCCGGCGGTGTAAACGAAACGTTCCAGCCGGGCGATTTAATGATTATTTCCGACCATATTAATAACATGGGAACAAATCCGCTTATCGGACCAAATGATTCGGCGCTCGGCGTTCGTTTCCCAGATATGACCGAAGCGTATAGCAAGCGGTTGCGGAAGCTTGCGAAAGACGTTGCTTCCCGCTTAGGAATTCGCGTGCGAGAAGGAGTGTACGTCGCAAATACCGGTCCGTCCTATGAAACACCAGCAGAAATTCGCATGATTCGCGCCATTGGTGGCGATGCGGTCGGCATGTCGACCGTACCAGAAGTCATCGTTGCTCGCCATGCACACATGGAAGTATTAGGAATTTCTTGCATTTCCAACATGGCAGCAGGCATTCTCGACCAGCCGCTAACGCACGATGAAGTGATCGAAACGACGGAAAAAGTAAAGGCGGACTTTTTACAGTTTGTGAAAGCAATTGTGCGTGAAATGGCAGAAAACAAATGA
- a CDS encoding D-alanyl-D-alanine carboxypeptidase family protein has protein sequence MWKVMTSFLLLIAWTVPMSNVYAQEKDSSIELVTQARSAILLERDTGMVLYAKNAHEKLPPASMTKIMTMLLIMEAIHEGKLKWNEKVRTSEYAASMGGSQIFLEPGEEMTVDEMMRGIAIGSANDASVAMAERIAGSEEAFVKMMNKKAKQLGLKDTVFKNATGLPAEGHYSSAYDMAMMAKELLKYDDITKYTGKYEDYLRENTDEKFWLVNTNRLVKFYPGVDGVKTGFTAEAKYCLTATAKKNGMRVIGVIFGAPTPKDRNAQMTKLLDYAFSQYETHPVYKKNTVIATVKVSKGKTKAIEAVTDEPISVLTKKGVSVKEMKKVVKLNENIQAPVRKGDVLGTLILKQNGKEILRRPLVAKQSVAEASWWDLFKRTLQALTKSA, from the coding sequence ATGTGGAAAGTAATGACGAGTTTTTTGCTGTTAATTGCTTGGACGGTTCCAATGTCCAATGTTTACGCACAGGAGAAAGACTCTAGCATTGAGCTTGTAACTCAAGCCCGGTCAGCGATTTTGCTCGAGCGTGATACAGGCATGGTGTTATATGCAAAAAACGCACATGAAAAACTGCCGCCAGCGAGTATGACGAAAATTATGACGATGCTACTGATTATGGAGGCGATTCATGAAGGAAAGCTAAAATGGAATGAAAAAGTGCGTACAAGCGAATATGCGGCATCGATGGGCGGTTCGCAAATCTTTTTAGAGCCGGGGGAAGAAATGACCGTCGATGAGATGATGCGAGGGATTGCCATCGGTTCGGCAAATGACGCCTCTGTCGCCATGGCGGAGCGAATCGCTGGATCGGAAGAAGCGTTTGTCAAAATGATGAACAAAAAAGCGAAGCAACTCGGTTTAAAAGATACCGTCTTTAAAAATGCGACCGGTCTTCCTGCCGAAGGGCATTACAGTAGCGCTTACGACATGGCAATGATGGCAAAAGAGTTATTAAAATATGACGACATTACAAAATATACCGGAAAATATGAAGACTATTTACGGGAAAATACGGACGAAAAATTTTGGCTTGTTAACACAAACCGACTCGTGAAATTTTACCCAGGGGTCGATGGTGTGAAAACAGGATTTACGGCAGAAGCAAAATATTGTTTAACGGCGACGGCGAAAAAGAACGGCATGCGCGTCATTGGTGTCATCTTTGGAGCACCAACGCCAAAAGACCGAAACGCACAAATGACAAAGCTACTAGATTATGCTTTTAGCCAATACGAAACCCATCCGGTGTATAAGAAAAATACGGTCATTGCCACGGTCAAAGTAAGCAAAGGAAAAACGAAAGCAATAGAAGCCGTTACCGATGAGCCGATTTCGGTATTAACGAAAAAAGGCGTATCTGTGAAAGAAATGAAAAAGGTCGTGAAACTAAACGAAAACATACAGGCACCTGTTCGAAAAGGAGATGTGCTTGGAACACTCATTCTAAAACAAAATGGGAAAGAGATATTGCGCCGCCCGCTTGTAGCGAAACAGTCAGTCGCCGAAGCGAGCTGGTGGGATTTGTTTAAACGGACGTTACAAGCATTGACAAAATCTGCGTAA
- the spoVAD gene encoding stage V sporulation protein AD — translation MKIVGKQTWVFDDVYIQATGTAVGPFEADGPLGKCFDVVYRDLYCGEKTWERAERRLMQEAIAACLQQGNTMMNEVDVLLAGDLLNQNATANYTAREFPVPFLCMFGACSTSMETLAVGAALVDGGFAKRALTATSSHNATAERQFRYPTELGVQKPKSATFTVTGAGAALIGKEKGRFRVTAATIGRVIDAGVTNPLDMGSAMAPAAAHTIEQHFYDLRRSPSDYDLIVTGDLSRVGSVIVKELLMEAGYDVTSNYNDCGLLIYRPEKAAFAGGSGCACCAVVTYGHLLKEMAAGAIERMLVVATGALLSPTMIQQNESIPAIAHGVVIEAVRGE, via the coding sequence GTGAAGATCGTTGGGAAGCAGACGTGGGTGTTTGATGACGTGTATATTCAAGCGACAGGCACAGCGGTTGGTCCTTTTGAGGCAGACGGACCGCTTGGTAAGTGTTTTGACGTCGTCTACCGTGATTTATACTGTGGGGAAAAAACGTGGGAACGTGCCGAGCGACGGTTAATGCAAGAAGCGATTGCTGCCTGTTTACAACAGGGCAACACCATGATGAATGAGGTAGATGTGCTGCTTGCTGGGGATTTATTAAATCAAAACGCCACTGCCAACTATACGGCGCGTGAGTTTCCCGTTCCGTTTCTATGCATGTTCGGGGCATGTTCAACGTCAATGGAAACGTTGGCGGTTGGGGCAGCGCTCGTTGACGGTGGATTTGCGAAGCGTGCGCTTACGGCAACAAGCAGCCATAACGCTACCGCCGAGCGACAGTTTCGTTATCCGACGGAACTTGGTGTCCAAAAGCCGAAAAGCGCAACGTTTACGGTCACGGGAGCAGGAGCAGCATTAATTGGAAAAGAAAAGGGACGTTTTCGTGTGACGGCTGCTACGATTGGAAGGGTAATCGATGCAGGGGTAACGAACCCGCTTGATATGGGCTCCGCGATGGCGCCGGCTGCCGCCCATACAATTGAACAACATTTTTACGATTTGCGCCGTTCGCCATCGGACTATGACTTAATTGTGACTGGAGACTTATCCCGAGTCGGCAGCGTCATTGTGAAAGAACTTTTAATGGAAGCAGGGTATGATGTCACGAGCAATTACAATGATTGCGGGTTACTTATATACCGTCCGGAAAAAGCAGCGTTTGCTGGCGGAAGCGGATGTGCATGTTGCGCTGTAGTGACGTACGGTCATTTGTTAAAAGAAATGGCAGCAGGCGCGATTGAACGAATGTTAGTCGTGGCTACCGGGGCGTTATTAAGCCCGACGATGATTCAACAAAACGAATCCATTCCTGCGATTGCCCACGGGGTCGTCATTGAAGCGGTGAGGGGGGAGTGA
- the sigF gene encoding RNA polymerase sporulation sigma factor SigF has protein sequence MDVDVKQEQTPMKDHELKELIRRSQEGDEEARDEIIQKNMRLVWSVVQRFLNRGYEPDDLFQIGCIGLLKSVDKFDLSYDVKFSTYAVPMIIGEIQRFIRDDGTVKVSRSLKETGNKIRKAKDELSKQYGRAPTVTEIADYLQISPEDVVLAQEAARSPASIHETVYENDGDPITLLDQIANQEELWFDKLVLKKAIEELEERERLIVYLRYYKDQTQSEVASRLGISQVQVSRLEKKILQQIKQRMGE, from the coding sequence ATGGATGTCGATGTCAAGCAAGAGCAGACGCCGATGAAAGACCACGAACTGAAAGAACTCATCCGGCGCAGCCAAGAAGGCGACGAAGAGGCACGTGATGAAATTATTCAAAAAAACATGCGCCTTGTTTGGTCGGTCGTGCAACGCTTTCTCAATCGCGGTTATGAGCCGGACGACTTGTTTCAAATCGGGTGCATCGGCTTACTAAAATCAGTCGATAAATTTGATTTATCGTATGATGTAAAGTTTTCGACGTATGCGGTACCGATGATTATTGGAGAAATTCAACGATTTATTCGCGATGATGGCACCGTGAAAGTGAGCCGTTCGTTAAAAGAAACAGGCAATAAAATTCGCAAAGCGAAAGACGAGCTATCCAAGCAATACGGTCGAGCGCCAACGGTAACAGAAATCGCCGATTACTTGCAAATTTCACCAGAAGACGTCGTGCTGGCACAAGAAGCCGCTCGTTCTCCAGCGTCCATTCATGAAACGGTGTATGAAAATGATGGGGACCCGATTACACTTCTTGACCAAATTGCGAATCAAGAAGAGCTATGGTTCGATAAGCTCGTGTTAAAAAAAGCGATTGAAGAGCTAGAGGAACGGGAACGACTCATCGTGTATTTGCGCTATTATAAAGACCAAACGCAATCAGAAGTGGCATCTAGATTAGGCATCTCTCAAGTGCAAGTATCACGGTTGGAAAAAAAGATTTTACAACAAATAAAACAAAGAATGGGTGAATAG
- a CDS encoding stage V sporulation protein AA, translated as MKLRHRVQVKPHELVVVGDVAQMIATDDQLLKKIKQLPIYQIQPHDKNIVIIDVMKVIDTIVRTEKTVDVQTIGPAQTIVEVVYEKKRVPFLSFLLVWLLLFIGSALAIMNFHEDVSMKEMHQHLYTMITGEKTQKPLLFQIPYSLGLGIGMILFFNHLFRKRLNEEPSPLEVEMFNYQQSLDQYVILHENKESMKRIDDN; from the coding sequence ATGAAATTACGTCATCGCGTCCAAGTAAAGCCGCACGAACTTGTCGTTGTTGGGGATGTTGCACAAATGATCGCAACGGACGATCAATTACTAAAAAAAATAAAGCAGCTTCCCATTTATCAAATTCAACCGCACGATAAAAATATCGTCATTATCGATGTTATGAAAGTGATCGACACGATTGTTCGCACCGAGAAAACAGTAGACGTCCAAACGATCGGGCCAGCGCAAACGATTGTTGAAGTAGTTTATGAAAAAAAGCGCGTGCCGTTTCTTTCCTTTTTGCTCGTTTGGCTATTGCTGTTTATCGGTTCGGCGCTAGCGATTATGAATTTTCATGAAGACGTCAGCATGAAAGAAATGCATCAACATTTATATACGATGATTACTGGTGAAAAAACGCAAAAACCATTACTGTTTCAAATTCCGTATTCGCTTGGATTAGGGATAGGCATGATTTTATTTTTTAACCATCTGTTCCGCAAACGGCTCAACGAAGAGCCAAGCCCTCTTGAAGTCGAGATGTTCAACTACCAGCAGTCGCTCGATCAGTACGTAATATTGCACGAAAATAAAGAAAGTATGAAGCGAATTGACGACAATTGA
- a CDS encoding SpoVA/SpoVAEb family sporulation membrane protein, translating to MEYWLAFLVGGLICGVAQLFIDYKFSQLQVVIGLVLVGVVLGALGVYDWLVDIAGMGALLPMSGFGYWLIKGVIMATEQNVMAAGANVFRLVGIEIVAIIILSFFTALICKPKG from the coding sequence ATGGAGTATTGGTTGGCGTTTTTAGTAGGTGGGTTGATTTGTGGGGTTGCTCAGTTATTTATTGATTATAAATTTTCGCAGTTGCAAGTCGTGATCGGTTTAGTGTTAGTTGGCGTCGTTTTAGGTGCACTAGGCGTATATGATTGGCTAGTTGACATCGCTGGGATGGGGGCGCTGTTGCCGATGAGCGGCTTTGGTTATTGGCTTATTAAAGGCGTTATCATGGCAACAGAGCAAAACGTAATGGCAGCAGGCGCGAACGTCTTTCGCCTTGTTGGGATAGAGATAGTAGCGATAATCATTCTTTCGTTTTTTACCGCACTTATTTGCAAACCGAAAGGATAG